One Euphorbia lathyris chromosome 1, ddEupLath1.1, whole genome shotgun sequence DNA segment encodes these proteins:
- the LOC136229285 gene encoding floricaula/leafy homolog: MDPEAFTASLFKWDPRGIVSQPNRLLEAVAAPLQIQPAFSNSVRPRELCGLDELFQGYGIRYYTEAKIAELGFTVNTLLDMKDEELDDMMDSLSQIFRWDLLVGEKYGLKAAVRAERRRLDDEGLARRRHMFSGDTTNAIDALSQEGLSEEPVQQDKEAAGSGGGGMWEMAGGDRKIQQRRRKGQKKVVEIDHDDENDNDENGPGGRYQRQREHPFIVTEPGEVARGKKNGLDYLFHLFEQCREFLIQVQNIAKERGEKCPTKVTNQVFRYAKEAGASYINKPKMRFYVHCYALHCLDEDVSNAIRIEFKQRGENIGAWRQACYKPLVTIAARQGWDIDAIFSAHPRLTIWYVPAILRQLCHAERTASSSVSGAPDHLNF; encoded by the exons ATGGATCCTGAGGCTTTTACAGCTAGTTTATTCAAGTGGGACCCCCGAGGAATCGTGTCGCAACCCAACCGCCTCCTCGAAGCCGTCGCTGCACCGCTTCAGATTCAGCCGGCGTTTTCTAATTCAGTCCGGCCCAGGGAGCTCTGTGGCCTCGACGAGCTGTTTCAGGGCTATGGAATTAGATATTACACGGAGGCTAAAATTGCCGAGCTTGGTTTCACTGTTAACACGCTTTTGGACATGAAGGATGAGGAACTTGATGATATGATGGACAGTTTATCTCAGATTTTCCGGTGGGATCTTCTTGTCGGAGAAAAATATGGTCTTAAAGCTGCTGTTAGAGCTGAGAGGAGGCGCCTTGACGATGAAGGATTGGCTCGCCGGAGACACATGTTTTCCGGTGATACTACTAACGCCATTGATGCTCTCTCTCAAGAAG GGTTATCGGAGGAGCCAGTACAGCAAGACAAGGAGGCGGCGGGGAGCGGCGGAGGAGGAATGTGGGAGATGGCAGGCGGAGATAGAAAGATTCAGCAACGGCGGAGGAAGGGGCAAAAAAAGGTGGTAGAAATAGACCATGATGATGAAAACGACAACGATGAAAATGGACCCGGAGGAAGATACCAGAGACAGCGCGAGCACCCATTCATCGTGACAGAGCCTGGGGAAGTGGCACGTGGCAAAAAGAACGGTCTCGATTACCTCTTCCACCTTTTCGAGCAGTGTCGTGAATTCTTAATACAAGTCCAGAACATTGCCAAGGAACGCGGAGAAAAATGTCCCACAAAG GTCACAAATCAGGTGTTTAGATATGCCAAAGAGGCGGGAGCAAGTTACATAAACAAGCCGAAAATGCGATTTTATGTGCATTGCTATGCGTTGCATTGCCTTGACGAGGATGTCTCAAATGCGATAAGGATTGAGTTCAAGCAGAGAGGAGAAAATATAGGAGCATGGAGACAAGCATGTTATAAGCCACTTGTGACCATAGCAGCACGTCAAGGATGggatattgatgctattttcaGTGCTCATCCTCGGCTCACCATTTGGTATGTGCCTGCCATACTTCGTCAGCTTTGCCACGCTGAGCGCACGGCTTCTAGTTCCGTGTCTGGTGCGCCTGACCACTTGAATTTCTAA